The Ipomoea triloba cultivar NCNSP0323 chromosome 13, ASM357664v1 genomic interval aaccTAATGTCTAGTCTTCAAATTCATAAAATGCTTTCAGTGATTTTTGTACTTACAAACATGCAAAAACATTTGACTTCAATTTCAAATTGTTGTCTTAAGTTTTACTCACGTAATATTATCTTTTAAAGATTTcatataattttagatttttaataattttataaatttatacgATATTTGTTAtcttgtgatatatatatatatatatatatatatatatatatatatatatatatatatatataNatatatatatatatatatatatatatatatatatatatatatatatatatatataaaaggatcgcgttcaaatgcgtgctggccgcccaggagagaaatgcggacgaatcatagcgcgccacgtgtccggaatgtagttgcacataacgttataactaggtgcacgtatagttataactagatgcacttaggtgcacccagatgcataaatgttaacaaggtaaattacttgcatttgtaagtgaaaataggtgcacatgtgcaagtaaaatgtattacaaagtgcaagtaaattgtacactgagcatcaatactaagtgcacctaatgttataactatgtGCACATTGGTTGCACCTAGCTGCATGAATGTTaccaaagtaaattacttgcacaagtgcatgtaaaatgtattgcagatgcaagtaaaatgtattacaggtgcaagtgaattgtacattgagtatcaatactaagtgcacctaatgttataactaggtgcacttaggttgcacccaggtgcatgaatattaacaatgtaaattacttgcgtttgtaagtgaaagtatttgcgaaaataggtgcatgaatattaacatggtaaattacttgcacttgtaagtgaaaatatgtgcacttgtaagtgaaactagatgcaccaaagttccagttatttacgaaaaagccaccgcgtcatttttttaaaattgcatctgattcgttgatctggacacgtggacggctgtggagcgttctcatttcttacatGGGTGacagttcgcatgggagtgcaaccctatattacaaattataacaacaaatcattataatattattttataatatttttgtcccGTGCTAACTACTAAAGATTTGTTTGTAAAGTTATAATGAATCAATAATTATCAAAACTATTTGaagttttattataaattttgatcatactatattataaattactaaatactTCTTGATTAACaatatttatagtaaaattataaCACATCTAAATCAGTAcataaaaaaagttatatatatttatatatataatcctcacAACCCCTTGCCTGCCACAACACATTGTCTGCCATTTCCCAATATCTGCCCATAACTTGCAAGCTTGATCTTGTGTccagtaaaaaacaaaaaatataaacaatatttatattaaaattcaaacatatcttcattttattttttttttgagaaaatgtaGACATTTCTTCATccttttccttctttaccccACTTGGCCCAAGAAGCCAAAATGGTGGAAGATATgtttaatatacatttttgcaaaaaaaagaaaatgtttaatATGCATATGTATAAATACATGCATATAGAGATAAGAGATGAGAGATTAATAAAACAAAGCttgatgtatatataaatattacactaaagtaatgactttatttacttatagatttatttaaaaatataaaataaaaaaaaatatatcaatatggatgtcatttaaaagatcttaattaactctttttaatgatatatttttttataaattagttttatttgtacaaaaagataaagtgaaaaataaattcaaatgacaaaaaatgaaatgaaccaAAATAGAAATTGTTAGGAAATGATAGGATATATATACAACTTCCAAGATATTCCttaaaatagaaattgttaGGATAAGATAGGATATATACACAACTTCCAAGATATTCCTTTGCCAAATTCATTTTGCTTGAGCGGTAAAAATTTTGGCCAACTTCATTttgctttaatatatatagagatagagatgctataaattgaatatttttttaatttgtttgatagacttaattgtaggttttatttctttttatataacttaactttaaattttagttttttaaatatattaataggtttagcgggtttaaatGGGTTTCGTGTTATATCCTGTCAACACGAATCGAAACATGTTAACTCAACGTGTTTATCGTGTCAACCCgcttaacccgttaacaaatcgtgttcgtgttcgtgttaaaaatttgaacccgttaaccttaacgtgtcgtgtccGTGTTTAGCCTTATTGTGTTCGTGTCattatcgtgtcgacccgttaacgaacccgtatacacgaattgccagaTCTAATATTAATCCATGTGTTCATTGCAAAAAAATATCCCCTGACTACCCATTTATATGATGTGGTTGGTCCAATAAAACTAGGGCTGTCAAAGCGGGTTGGCCCAccccaccgcgggcctaatTTCTGGCGGGCTTTTGCAGGccggcccgttaggcccgcgggTTAGGATTCATACAACCCTAACTCGCCCCACGCAGGTTGGCAGGTCCCGCGGGCCGGGCCGTAGGCTTtggcttttttatttttttatttttttttatctttttataatGTGTACACAAAGTattgtgtacacatgaatataatattcatgtgtacacagtacacattgtatatatacactgtgtactgtgtacacatcaatatatatatatttataaaaaaatttgcgGGCCGCGTGCCTAGTTAGGCCCGCTTTCTTCGCGGGCCATGTTTTTTGTAGCCCTAACCCGCCTCACCATGGGGCAGGTGCGGGCCAGCCCATGGGTTTTAActcactttgacagtactaaatAAAACCATAAAAACTAATGTGAGACATTAgagtaaaaaaattgaaacacaactttgaaaattaaagaaaatgcaCACTCAATTTTGTAATATAACTAAAGAGTAAAGACTATATTTACACAAGTGAACactcaaaaggaaaaaattacTACAAGTATATGTTCAAACAATACTATAAATAAACATTGCCTTAAGTTACAATATCCTATAGTTTGTATAGttgtattttgtgatttattagAGGGAGCATATAACTTGTAGAGCATAAGTTACTCTTTAAGGCACATAAAATTgcaaagtttattaaaataatactgtATGTTTTTTTGATAATAAGAAATTTGAGGTAACGCTTTGTGATTTAACACGGCAGAATACCCTGTtgatctaaaatttaaaaagttgccTGAAATCTAGTACCGAGTAAACCCCAGGGTGAACCTATATATGAGGGTAAAGCCAATGTGGAGTTGTTTTCGTAGTGCAGTACGCAACCTTTCTGATTCTCCCAGTGAACGAGAGAGAAAACAATGGCGGATAGTATATCAGCTAAGAGATGGCTTCCTCTTGAAGCTAACCCTGATGTCATGAACCAGGTTACCCCTCCTCAACTTTCATTTCtcagaaaagaaaataaaaatccttCTTTTGCTTAATTTCTTAAGCTATTGGGTTTATCGGAATAGTAGATTTCGTTTCTCTTGAATGGGTTTTATTCCTTTTGTTCAATTGGAATTTTTGAATTAACTTATATAGTtttatgctttttatttttctttgatttatggAGAATCTGTTAActaaagaataaaagaattaaGAACTTTATCTGTTGGCTGATTAATGTTTTTCAGTTCGACGATTTTGGTTTAACCTCGTAAAGAATTGCTAATAATTTGTGTGGGGTAAGTAAAGGCGCAGATAGAAACGCGTATACAGAGTCACGTATGCACATTTACACTAAAACGTGTGAGATACTGAAATTTGGTATATTTGTGTGATTGAGCAGTTTCTCTGGGGTCTTGGTGTTAAAGAAGATGAGGCAGAGTGCTATGATGTTTATGGCTTGGATGAAGAGCTTCTGGCTATGGTCCCTAAGCCGGTCTACGCAGTTCTCTTTCTGTATCCTATCACTTCACAGGTTCATATTTTTGAATCTAATGTTTGCTGTTAATTTGAAATCTTTATTATACTTTTGTCCATCCATGACATGAATGGGACTGGTTAACTAAGTGATTTTTTGTTGTGTGTGTTTTCAGAGTGAAGATGAGAGAATAAAGGAAGACAGCAAGACAAAGGTGAATATGATTGTAATTCACTTTTTGACTTAGATGACCTGCAGAGTTTACATTTTATCCTTCTTATTCATAAATGCTATTAGCCTTTTAGTGCATGATGCCTTTGTTTATATCCACTTAGCTTGCAGGAGTCTAATAGGAATTCTATTCATGGCTGTGCTTGCATTGCAGGAGCCTAGTAGTGGAGTTTACTTCATGAAACAAACAGTGGGAAATGCATGTGGGACGATTGCCCTTCTTCATGCTGTTGGTAATATCACTACAGAGATAAAGCTTGGTAAGTCATTATGACATCATTTACTTCATGGTGTCAGTACATATTATTGTATTGATCATATCAATTGGTAATCTTTCTAATGTAACAGCATGACTCTTTTGCTTAGTTAGAGTGCATCTGTCAAAACTAGATGGACTTATGCACCAACTGATTAAAGGGTAGGCTATGGACAAGACCACAGGACTAATTACTATGTACATCAACTCTTAATTGATCTTAAATTATTTAGACGgtgaattaaattaaacaagcaAGACATGAATCTTTATGAGCTCTGACATTCTACAATAAAAAAGTCTACTCCATTGTTCTTTTCAGTTTTAGCATTTCAAATGAGCATTTGAGCTCTGCTGCCTGTTTGGTAGGGATCTCTAGGAAATCTAGGCAAGTGGCAAGTCTGCTGCTACATGTTTAGTTAGAATCCCATTGTCTTTGCAACTTTCTTGGATTAATTCCCAAAGCTCACACCATTAGTTTCCTACTTTCCTGCTTAGAGGGAATTTTACACTATCATTTGAAGTCAAAATATAGGAATTTGAATTGATCTTGggaaatgaaatatatgtattgtttttttttttcccccattTCTTTGTGACATTGATTTTTATGTGAATACCATTTCCAGTTGAAGGATCATTCCTAGACAGGTTCTTTAAATCCACTGCAAACATGGATCCGATGGAGGTATCTATTTGTCTGTTTGTTCATTGCAATGGTTTGAGAATGATATGGTTGTATCAATTTCATTCTAATTCATACTGTCATAATTTTGTAGCGGGCCAAATTCCTTGAAGATGATGGGGAAATGGAAGTTGCTCATTCTGTAGCAGCTACTGCTGGGGACACTGAGGTCAGTACTGGAATATGGTAATTCTGTATCAAATTTCCCTTTTTATTCAGTGGGTAGGGGTGGTGACTGGTGAGGGTGGGGTGGGGATGCGGGTTAGAAGGCCTTGCCTTTACCACTTGAGGCAATAGGTATTTGGacattatgtttttatatagtCAGTTGATTAGAAGTGCATTTGGGAGATCGATGAAGCGGCTCATTGCTCTAATAGCAGAAATTTCAATTGGAAGAGTAAGGGTCAAGTGAGAGCAGTGCAATTGGAGAGGTTCAACCGTTGCATTCTCACCACCACGTCTCTAATGCTCCACTCTTACCACTCTCAAACGCACCCTAGTACCTTACCCCTCCAATTGAAATTTCTACGAATTGTTCAAACCTCTCCAATTGCAGTTTATTTAAACAATATTCCTGAGAGCGGTTGGAGTTGTAGATCACTCCAAACCCTTTCCCAAGGGCACCCTAATTGTCCCATTTATATTGCCTTAGATATAACTCTCAGATAAATTGGAGTGCTGTATTTATGAACAATACTGTAAATTATTATTAGACTGACTGAAAGTTGGGAGATAACCATTAACCAGATTAGGTCATATGTTTAAACACACCATGTTTGAGCAATTCTGTAGAAAGCCATTGTGCATTGGTTAATGGTTTCTGTCAGGCTTCATCCCATAGGAAAACCTCTTTAAGATTATACATGCAGTTAATAAAAGCATGAAAACAAAGAGCTTAATTTTGTGGTAAATATAGTTTTACTGACAACCCTGTTAGATATGAATACAAATGTTATCCTGAATAGACTATTATACATTTTTGGAATGATTTATATTCACAAGTTATTATGGACCAACAATTAATAGGAAGTACTATGCTGGTGTACCATAGTTCGTAGAGCAAGCCTGTTTGACTTTTGCAAATGCAATGCAGCACCTTAGAAGTCATGCCTATTTGTTGTTGGGGTTTGAGCATAAAAGTTTACCAATTTCCTGTTCAAAAAGTTGCTTGGATAAAGCATGTGACGTTGATACTCTGGTGCAACTTAAACAATACTTCTCTGTAGCTTCTTAAATGTGCTTTAAGCTAACAAGTTCACTCTACAGGCGTCAGATAATGTGGATACACACTTCATCTGCTTTGCAATTGCTGATGGTACTTTATCTCTCTTATTTGTCTATAgcagaattttgtttttaattttttttcctaattagtTTTGTGTTTATGATGGGTTATTTTATGTTAACTGGAAAGAGCTGAATCTTTCACACTACTGGCTGTTTGCTCAGCTATCAGATGACTGGGCAATTCTTTAATGTtttcatgaaattaaaatatttcctttGCCTACTCTTCATCAAAAGATTAAATTACACTTTATTATACTGCCTCTGAAAGTCTGAATATGCTTGAAGCTCTTGTCTATTCTAGTTTAGGCGTTATCCCCTTGTATGCATgatagtatattatttatgaaattttgatATGAGCTAAAAGATTGACTTGACTTCGCTTAGCAACCGTCCCTTTTTGCCTATATTTACCCTTTAATGAACTAATAATTTACTTTCACATTACGGTGCAGGAAAACTTTACGAACTTGATGGTAGGAGATCAGGGCCAATTTCACACGGTGCATCCTCTCCAGCCACCTTACTGCAGGTAAAGGATGACAATCTCGAGTTTGGGCATTCCTGCATATAAATTCTGTGATCTGCTTAGATGATGGATTTTGCATTTAACTTAAAAGGTTGTCGATTTAATTGCAGGATGCAGCCAAAGTGATTCAAAAGATGATAGAGAAAAACCCCAATTCGATTAACTTCAACGTGATGGCAGTATCAAAGAAAGGCGGAGCAGATGCCTTTTGAATGGCAGTGTTAGTATACTACTTTTCTCTGGTTATGGTGATGGGAGTTTTTCTCACTACTGACACAAATGTTACCTTTTCTGCTTTCTGATACTTCTTGGTTCACAATGGGAATTTTTCTTCGGTGTTTGCAAGTTCACAATATACTTCCATGAAAAAAAGCCAGCCATTCAAAATCTATATCAATCATCATGGAATCAGTTATTTAAATCATCATATTGTTGCTTATATCCCACagtatgtgtattatatatgttaaCACAAGTAAGATGGGTTTGCATTTCCctcttaaaattaattttagacATTAAATGACTATTTTTGACAATTATGTCCAAActtttaaaacataataatttaaaagcaaACATTTGTATACTATGACAATTTcatctaattttaaaaataatatatttctctTGATTTATAGAGGCctgaatgatgaaattatatgttAGATGTGTGTTATCTAAATGAATGACCAACTAtaataagaaaatgaaaaattgaaatgtaTGTGGCAAagtttttgtttgttattatttttaagggttTGGGTTTTAATTTAAAGGCTTAAATAGAACTAAATATAGTAATGCTACAATGgtcaaaaattaaaagtaacatTAACTGTTTTgttaaatttaaagttaaatatAACATTTATGGTGTGGACTGACACAAGTGTTAAGTTTTAAGTTCCTTAAAAAACAGAGTTAAAAGAGTTAATGTTATATGGGGCCTtctgagtatagtgattttgtcacgtttagtgttaaatttttaaattgaccaCCTTAAGTGTTGaattggcgcaccttaagtgttaaattgGAGCAtctaagtgttaaaatgacatACCTTAATGTGAGTTCTCAGGAATAGTCTAAAGttgttatttcttattttactcCCAGTTAAATCTAAAATTTGCTTAGACTTATTTTTTCGTATCACAAAACTTCTTTATCACCCATACAACACTTGCATATCTTTCAGGTTCAAACTCTCTCGCCTTCACAAGATATTTATCTGATTCTATGGTGAATGTATACGGTGTTTAAGTTCttatatggttttttttttattagattttattttttataaataaataaatatatacgaTGTGGATATAAACtctatgtaataataataataataataataataataataataataataataataatattattattattattattattattattattacatatttatataaggatatttatgtcttttaaaacatattgcatttctattccttaaaccaactaaatactgtaatataatttctaagaGCAAATTGCAGTTttttttggtccactgactataggggggTTCTGTTAATTGCAGTCTACAAtttccacgactttcaaaactgttaatttcgtaccttaactattcaatttttgtcaatttcgATCACTCCGGTCAAATTACTGGCCAAATGTCGCCGAAAAGTTCTAAACCCTAACataacaagggtattttggtcatttcacATCTCTTGTCTTCTTCGGCGAGCTtccactttttcttgcatttttcAGACGACGCCTTCACGATGAACAGAGCAGTGGTGATCCCTAGCGTAGCGTCAGCATCCATGGTGGAAGATAGCAAGTAGCGGTTTTCGGCCTTCGCTTTCCTCCCCAATAAAAGTTTCCGATCAAACAATCCATCCATCAATTTCGCAGAAAATGACACCCACAATAATTTAAGATTATCCATTTCATTTCATGATAACTCGACACCCACAATTTTCGCAGGACGTCTAACCATCAAATGGTTAGGATTAGTTACGCTGGATGCTGACACTATGCTGGAGGGGGAACACTGTCGTCTGCTGCTCTGTTTATCGCGAAGGCGTCACCAgaaaaatgcaagaaaaagtgggAGCTCGTCGGAGAAGAAGACAAGAGATgtgaaatgaccaaaatacccttgttattttagggtttaggacttTCCGGCAACATTTGGCCgataatttggccggagtgatcGAAATTGACAAACattgaatagttaaggtacgaaattaacagttttgaaagtcgtggactgcaattaacaagacccctatagtcagtggaccaaaatgacaatttgctctaatttctaaagtctattcctcccacgaaccaaacaatagaatacaatttc includes:
- the LOC116001038 gene encoding ubiquitin carboxyl-terminal hydrolase 3, which translates into the protein MADSISAKRWLPLEANPDVMNQFLWGLGVKEDEAECYDVYGLDEELLAMVPKPVYAVLFLYPITSQSEDERIKEDSKTKEPSSGVYFMKQTVGNACGTIALLHAVGNITTEIKLVEGSFLDRFFKSTANMDPMERAKFLEDDGEMEVAHSVAATAGDTEASDNVDTHFICFAIADGKLYELDGRRSGPISHGASSPATLLQDAAKVIQKMIEKNPNSINFNVMAVSKKGGADAF